In one window of Desulfonatronovibrio magnus DNA:
- a CDS encoding polyphenol oxidase family protein, with protein sequence MVWQVKFEASAKKELSKHDHKIQLYINTKMISQPKYIKFKFPKIPDITCAFGTRLGGQSRDYFQGNNISFEVGDLRANVLENRKLAKHKLHFKRLIELKQVHGDVLHFDLDGDFLEGSRYEGDGICTSEARAALMIKTADCQPIFLVHESGRYICALHVGWRGNRMNFPGTGLEMFCRHYGINPAEVSVVRGPSLGPCCSEFNDFHEHWDHRFESYYDMAGKTMDLWSLSRDQLVNGGVRMKNIFSVDICTKCNEDLFFSYRGSKQCGRQGNFVVIEN encoded by the coding sequence TTGGTCTGGCAAGTAAAGTTTGAAGCTTCAGCAAAAAAGGAGCTTTCTAAACATGATCATAAGATTCAATTATACATTAACACTAAAATGATATCTCAACCCAAATATATCAAGTTTAAATTTCCGAAAATTCCTGACATAACATGCGCCTTTGGCACAAGGCTTGGGGGACAGAGCAGGGATTATTTCCAGGGAAATAATATTTCCTTTGAAGTAGGTGATTTGCGCGCAAACGTCCTTGAAAACCGTAAACTTGCAAAGCATAAACTGCATTTTAAACGTCTGATTGAGCTTAAGCAGGTACATGGAGATGTACTCCATTTTGATCTTGATGGGGATTTTCTTGAAGGAAGCAGGTATGAAGGGGATGGTATCTGTACTTCAGAAGCCAGGGCTGCATTGATGATCAAAACTGCAGACTGCCAGCCCATTTTTCTGGTTCATGAGTCAGGCAGATACATTTGTGCTCTACATGTGGGCTGGCGGGGCAACAGGATGAATTTTCCCGGCACAGGGCTGGAAATGTTTTGCAGGCATTACGGAATAAACCCTGCCGAGGTTTCTGTGGTGCGGGGGCCAAGTCTTGGGCCTTGTTGCTCGGAGTTTAATGATTTTCATGAGCACTGGGATCATCGGTTTGAAAGTTATTATGATATGGCAGGCAAAACCATGGACCTGTGGAGCTTGAGCAGGGATCAGCTTGTTAATGGTGGTGTCAGGATGAAAAACATTTTTTCTGTAGATATTTGTACTAAATGTAATGAGGATTTGTTTTTTTCATACCGCGGGTCAAAGCAATGTGGGCGCCAGGGAAATTTTGTGGTTATTGAAAACTGA
- a CDS encoding glutamate synthase-related protein, giving the protein MNTQAKPICQEQDACAIIAFIDKRGKDTHANIIRTIEALKKMAHRSGDINDEGDGCGIMTDIPRKLWSKRLYDAGLSPHLAESSGFFVGHLILPHAIRKQADNIFKDVSQIFDERGLDIILEFKGNTNDHELGPMARSEAPLFWQLAGLVRQDVKARPGELFFQVQMEIESRLPDLHIASLSSESVVYKVRGGPELLQRVYPDLQNQLTSSRICLGHSRYSTNTLPTVERTQPFSILAHNGEINTIERLRGASKNLGIVPVPGGSDSQDLNRAVDGLMHKYGFDPLEAFAMVFPAVYSEVEFYPEELRKVYSFYRWFFPPSAQGPAAIIARHEDICVGSVDALGLRPLWFGESDYNYYLSSEKGVVDLEDTATDPRPLAPGEKIAIVSNPGRRAEVLDYQSYQNQLVKLARVRKGIMGQVDSLYQDIPEQKGEPFGLKNCLADKTVLSPGDMVADNYLAAMGWLKYDVDIRRKTATTGSAVIGSMGYQGPLACFNSGGLPNITEYFKENVAVVTNPAIDREREADHFTTRTIIGSRPKVGFDQAPAPVGLELKTPLILGGCLDSEVCARSLNGLAGEFGTQTMDEVLSFFTGQGRDLRRIAFVNAVFNPDKGLASRLEELAIEAGQAVESGASVLVLDDSSTFSQDMVYIDPALCLAYIGNYLEEKNLRRRCSIVVRSGAIRNLHDIMCLLGLGADAINPYMIWRMAREHATENRPAETVIRTTMDVLQKGMEKVMSTMGIHELCGYGRIFASIGLADELSGIFKCPNFCGSSGVGLTFAKLEEIGAKRLKKAYSQDAGLWKTPARNTRVGRVLRKAATGEAGFREMAQELKSMELENPVALRHALDFIPAEDPKVLAMGDVDISVGSHSMPLIIPAMSFGSQGENSFRTYADAARILNIVCINGEGGEIPDMLGKYRHNRGQQIASGRFGVHMAFLNSVDFLEIKIGQGAKPGEGGHLPGQKVTEMVALARHCKPGIALISPSNHHDIYSIEDLAQIITELKTANPAAKVSVKIPVTSGVGTIAVGVAKAGADIVNISGFDGGTGAAREHSKKYVGLPAEIGVSQAHKALVESGLRFDVEIWCDGGLRSGADALKMILLGADRVGMGTVALMGVGCISCQRCHLDTCPRGISTQIRTRKDADKRGVKGFSPVEVATETDNLVRLLTCIGEEMRFILAKMGVARIKDIVGRTDLLQQISHQQDVYLEEVLSPPCMCSTSGPLGAVRMVRKPLNYLTKLAADISMAEFKDEETKEVRYTDRYVRSVDRAMGTYLAGAVVRQFGDTGERSFRVRLDSSVPGNGLCAFNIPGIEIVVDGGAQDGTAKSSFGGACGVFKGANLMGRRIDGSTGKSFAYGAIAGTLMVQNYADSRACIRMSGADAVFGARITEQVRDELGNLAARSHLKGFAFEYMTGGRVVVLSDPGPWICSGMTGGVIYQCLYPELGFTLDSVRFRLATGADVSLEQVSDQGLEDISYLLKIYISELKATFQEEEAREVQMILDSSKKRFITIVPAHKNPPKAE; this is encoded by the coding sequence TTGAATACTCAAGCTAAACCCATCTGTCAGGAACAGGATGCATGCGCCATTATAGCCTTTATTGACAAGAGAGGCAAGGATACTCACGCCAACATAATCAGAACCATTGAGGCCCTGAAAAAAATGGCCCACAGGTCCGGGGATATCAATGATGAGGGTGACGGGTGCGGCATCATGACAGATATTCCAAGAAAGCTCTGGAGCAAAAGGCTCTATGATGCAGGGTTATCACCGCACCTGGCCGAGTCCAGCGGTTTTTTTGTGGGGCATCTGATTTTGCCTCATGCCATCCGCAAACAAGCTGATAATATTTTTAAGGATGTTTCGCAAATATTTGATGAGCGTGGACTGGATATCATTCTGGAATTCAAAGGGAACACCAATGACCATGAGTTAGGCCCCATGGCCAGGTCTGAAGCCCCTTTATTCTGGCAGTTGGCAGGTCTTGTTCGTCAGGATGTTAAAGCCAGGCCGGGAGAGCTGTTTTTTCAGGTTCAGATGGAGATAGAGTCCAGGTTGCCTGACCTGCACATTGCATCGCTGTCTTCTGAAAGTGTGGTATATAAAGTCAGAGGAGGGCCGGAGCTTTTGCAGAGGGTTTATCCTGACTTACAGAATCAGCTGACCAGCTCCAGGATCTGCCTCGGGCACAGCCGCTATTCAACCAATACCCTGCCTACAGTTGAAAGAACCCAGCCTTTTTCCATTCTGGCGCATAACGGCGAGATCAATACCATTGAGCGTTTGCGGGGGGCGTCAAAAAATCTGGGCATAGTGCCAGTGCCTGGAGGAAGCGACTCTCAGGACCTGAACCGGGCAGTTGACGGGCTTATGCACAAATACGGGTTTGACCCCCTGGAAGCCTTTGCCATGGTTTTTCCGGCAGTATACAGCGAGGTTGAGTTTTACCCGGAAGAACTGCGCAAGGTGTACAGTTTTTACCGCTGGTTTTTTCCCCCTTCAGCCCAGGGACCGGCAGCCATCATTGCCAGACATGAAGATATCTGCGTGGGCAGTGTCGATGCCCTGGGGCTGCGGCCTTTGTGGTTCGGCGAAAGTGATTACAACTACTACCTGTCCTCTGAAAAGGGTGTGGTTGATCTTGAGGATACAGCTACTGACCCAAGGCCTCTGGCACCTGGAGAGAAGATTGCCATTGTTTCCAATCCGGGCAGGAGGGCAGAAGTTCTGGACTATCAGTCTTATCAGAACCAGCTGGTCAAGCTGGCCAGAGTCAGGAAGGGAATTATGGGGCAGGTGGATTCACTATACCAGGATATTCCGGAGCAGAAAGGGGAGCCCTTTGGACTGAAAAACTGTCTTGCAGACAAGACTGTGCTAAGCCCTGGAGATATGGTGGCGGATAATTATCTGGCTGCCATGGGATGGCTTAAGTATGATGTGGATATTCGCAGGAAAACAGCCACCACTGGCAGCGCAGTAATTGGTTCCATGGGTTACCAGGGGCCATTAGCCTGTTTTAATTCAGGTGGGTTGCCTAATATTACAGAATATTTCAAGGAAAATGTGGCTGTGGTTACCAATCCGGCCATTGACCGGGAAAGAGAGGCTGATCACTTCACCACCAGAACAATCATCGGCAGCAGGCCAAAGGTCGGTTTTGATCAGGCCCCTGCTCCAGTTGGGCTGGAACTTAAGACACCACTTATTTTGGGAGGATGTCTTGATAGCGAGGTATGTGCCCGGTCTTTGAATGGTCTGGCCGGAGAATTCGGCACACAGACCATGGATGAGGTCTTGAGTTTTTTCACTGGCCAGGGCCGTGACCTGCGCAGAATTGCCTTTGTTAATGCTGTTTTCAATCCAGACAAGGGGCTGGCTTCCAGGCTTGAAGAGCTGGCCATCGAGGCTGGTCAGGCTGTTGAAAGTGGTGCTTCTGTGCTGGTGCTTGATGATTCCAGCACTTTTTCTCAGGATATGGTCTATATTGATCCAGCTCTGTGCCTGGCATATATTGGAAATTACCTGGAAGAGAAGAATTTAAGACGGCGCTGTTCAATAGTGGTCAGGTCCGGTGCAATCCGTAACCTGCATGACATAATGTGCCTTCTGGGGCTGGGTGCAGATGCCATCAACCCTTATATGATCTGGCGCATGGCCAGGGAACATGCCACAGAGAACCGCCCTGCAGAGACAGTAATCCGGACGACCATGGATGTGCTGCAGAAGGGTATGGAAAAGGTCATGTCCACCATGGGAATTCATGAACTTTGCGGGTATGGGCGCATCTTTGCCTCCATAGGGCTGGCTGATGAGCTGAGCGGGATTTTTAAATGCCCCAATTTCTGTGGTTCTTCCGGGGTGGGGCTGACCTTTGCCAAGCTTGAAGAGATCGGGGCAAAACGTTTGAAAAAGGCTTACTCCCAGGATGCAGGTCTATGGAAAACACCGGCACGCAACACCAGGGTAGGGCGAGTTTTGCGCAAGGCGGCCACTGGAGAGGCAGGGTTCAGAGAGATGGCCCAGGAGCTCAAGTCCATGGAGCTGGAAAATCCTGTGGCTTTAAGGCATGCCCTGGACTTTATTCCAGCTGAAGACCCAAAAGTTCTGGCCATGGGTGATGTGGATATTTCAGTGGGCAGTCATTCCATGCCCCTGATTATTCCGGCCATGAGCTTTGGTTCTCAGGGAGAGAATTCCTTCAGGACCTATGCTGATGCTGCCAGGATTCTGAATATTGTGTGCATAAACGGTGAAGGCGGTGAAATCCCGGACATGCTTGGCAAATACCGCCATAATCGCGGACAGCAGATTGCCTCGGGCCGTTTTGGCGTGCATATGGCCTTTCTCAATTCAGTTGATTTTCTGGAAATCAAGATAGGTCAGGGCGCCAAGCCAGGCGAGGGCGGACATCTTCCCGGCCAGAAAGTTACTGAAATGGTGGCTCTGGCCAGGCATTGCAAACCAGGAATAGCCCTGATTTCTCCTTCCAACCATCACGATATCTATTCCATTGAGGATCTGGCTCAAATTATTACTGAGCTTAAGACTGCCAATCCTGCTGCAAAAGTATCTGTAAAGATTCCAGTGACCAGCGGTGTCGGGACCATTGCTGTGGGCGTGGCCAAGGCCGGGGCTGATATTGTTAATATATCAGGGTTTGACGGTGGTACCGGGGCCGCCAGGGAACACAGCAAGAAATATGTAGGTCTGCCAGCTGAGATAGGAGTAAGTCAGGCTCATAAGGCCTTAGTAGAATCCGGTCTTCGTTTTGATGTGGAAATATGGTGCGATGGAGGACTCAGAAGCGGGGCTGATGCCCTGAAGATGATCCTCCTGGGAGCAGACAGGGTCGGCATGGGTACAGTGGCTCTGATGGGCGTGGGCTGTATCAGTTGTCAGCGCTGTCACCTGGATACCTGCCCCAGGGGAATTTCAACCCAGATCAGAACCAGGAAAGATGCAGACAAAAGGGGAGTTAAAGGCTTTTCTCCAGTGGAAGTGGCAACCGAGACCGATAACCTGGTACGCCTGCTGACTTGCATTGGTGAAGAAATGCGTTTTATTCTGGCTAAAATGGGGGTTGCCAGGATTAAGGATATAGTGGGCAGGACTGATCTGCTTCAGCAAATTTCGCATCAACAGGATGTTTATCTTGAAGAAGTCCTGTCCCCGCCTTGCATGTGCTCAACCAGTGGTCCTCTGGGCGCTGTGCGCATGGTGAGAAAGCCTCTTAACTATCTGACCAAGCTGGCAGCAGATATTTCCATGGCTGAATTTAAAGATGAGGAAACAAAAGAAGTCAGGTATACTGACAGGTATGTAAGAAGTGTGGACAGAGCCATGGGTACATATCTGGCAGGGGCTGTGGTCAGGCAGTTCGGGGACACTGGAGAGCGCAGTTTCAGAGTCAGGCTGGATTCTTCAGTGCCTGGCAATGGTTTGTGCGCTTTTAATATTCCAGGGATTGAAATTGTTGTGGATGGCGGAGCCCAGGATGGAACCGCCAAGAGCAGTTTTGGGGGAGCTTGCGGAGTATTCAAGGGAGCCAACCTCATGGGCCGCAGAATTGACGGCTCCACAGGCAAAAGCTTTGCTTACGGTGCCATTGCAGGCACGCTTATGGTCCAGAACTATGCTGATTCCAGGGCCTGCATTCGCATGTCCGGGGCAGACGCTGTGTTTGGGGCCAGAATTACTGAACAAGTCAGAGATGAGCTGGGCAACCTGGCCGCAAGGTCACATCTCAAGGGCTTTGCCTTTGAGTATATGACCGGCGGCAGGGTAGTTGTTCTAAGTGATCCAGGGCCATGGATATGTTCCGGCATGACTGGTGGAGTGATTTACCAGTGCCTGTATCCTGAACTGGGTTTTACCCTCGATTCTGTAAGGTTTCGTCTGGCAACTGGAGCTGATGTTTCCTTGGAGCAGGTCAGTGATCAAGGACTTGAAGACATCTCTTACCTTCTAAAGATATATATATCAGAACTTAAAGCCACATTTCAGGAGGAAGAGGCCAGAGAAGTCCAGATGATTCTTGATAGTTCAAAAAAAAGGTTTATCACCATTGTTCCTGCTCATAAAAATCCACCAAAAGCTGAGTAG
- a CDS encoding 5-formyltetrahydrofolate cyclo-ligase codes for MTKKEYRHKMKSIRMSMNKDLVSEKSSKISKKFLNWIDMDKYQSFLVYLPINNEVDTRSLIDSLLKAGKKIYAPRCSQKRRGCMDFYEVSDLTELSPGYCGIAEPCSSSSKLYVNTGSSVCILPGLAFDRNGQRLGYGQGFFDRYLCELPGPRPQLIGFVYDFQVVDALPGDKWDIPVDAVVTESQILIPADS; via the coding sequence ATGACCAAAAAAGAATATCGCCACAAGATGAAGAGTATCAGAATGTCCATGAATAAGGATCTGGTATCTGAAAAAAGTTCAAAGATATCCAAGAAGTTTTTGAACTGGATTGATATGGACAAGTATCAGTCTTTTCTTGTGTATCTGCCCATTAACAATGAGGTTGATACCAGATCCCTTATAGACAGTCTGCTTAAAGCCGGCAAAAAAATATATGCGCCCAGGTGCAGTCAGAAGCGCAGGGGGTGCATGGATTTTTATGAGGTGTCAGACTTAACTGAGTTGAGTCCTGGTTATTGTGGCATTGCCGAGCCCTGCTCAAGTTCTTCTAAACTTTATGTTAACACTGGATCATCAGTCTGCATACTGCCTGGTCTGGCCTTTGACCGCAATGGGCAGCGCCTGGGATATGGCCAGGGATTTTTTGACCGTTACCTGTGTGAGCTACCAGGTCCAAGACCTCAGCTTATTGGTTTTGTATACGATTTTCAAGTAGTTGATGCTTTGCCTGGAGACAAGTGGGATATTCCAGTGGATGCAGTGGTTACAGAAAGTCAGATATTGATCCCAGCAGATAGTTGA
- a CDS encoding type II toxin-antitoxin system RelE family toxin — protein MGWTIRYLKSARKDALKLDPQSRLRIRNYLEKRVAKLDDPKTAGEPLKGNLAEFWRYRVGPYRVICEIRNQELVILVIRVRHRKEAYKP, from the coding sequence GTGGGCTGGACGATTAGATATTTAAAGTCAGCTCGTAAAGATGCCCTTAAACTTGATCCACAGTCGAGACTCCGCATTCGAAATTACCTTGAAAAACGAGTAGCAAAACTTGATGACCCTAAAACCGCTGGAGAACCTTTAAAAGGTAATCTGGCTGAGTTTTGGCGATACAGAGTTGGCCCTTATAGAGTTATCTGCGAAATTCGCAACCAGGAGCTGGTAATTCTTGTAATTCGAGTGAGACATCGAAAAGAGGCGTACAAGCCCTGA
- the relB gene encoding type II toxin-antitoxin system RelB family antitoxin, whose translation MPASVRLPDDVDRRLTFLAKTTGRSKAYYIKEAIVEHLDLMEDIYLAEKRLDQVKSGLSKIFTLEEVEKDLGLASKV comes from the coding sequence ATGCCCGCATCAGTAAGATTGCCTGATGATGTAGACAGAAGGTTGACATTTTTAGCAAAAACAACAGGACGGTCCAAGGCTTATTACATAAAAGAGGCCATTGTGGAGCATCTTGATTTAATGGAAGACATTTATCTGGCAGAGAAGAGATTAGATCAGGTAAAGTCTGGTCTGAGCAAAATATTTACTCTGGAAGAAGTAGAGAAAGATCTTGGTCTGGCAAGTAAAGTTTGA
- the relB gene encoding type II toxin-antitoxin system RelB family antitoxin — protein sequence MPTSVRLPEEYEQRLNFLAKHTGMSKSFFIKKVIMDHIEDLEDIYLAEHRLKELHQGRDKVLNSEEFWSGLDD from the coding sequence ATGCCAACATCTGTTCGCCTGCCAGAAGAATACGAACAAAGACTAAATTTTTTAGCCAAGCACACTGGAATGTCTAAGTCTTTTTTTATCAAAAAAGTAATAATGGATCATATTGAAGACCTTGAGGACATTTACTTAGCTGAACACAGGCTGAAAGAATTGCATCAGGGACGTGATAAAGTATTAAATAGCGAGGAGTTCTGGAGTGGGCTGGACGATTAG
- a CDS encoding molybdopterin-containing oxidoreductase family protein — protein MTITRRKFLHYSALVTSSLAVSGMPLYAYDPNAGPETHDEVRRSYCGLCHPRCGILLHMKNGRVFEVSGDPDHPVTRGLICERGLLMPEHIHHPDRINYPLKRVGKKGEGKWERISWNQALNEVAEKISQLRDKHGPETLAFTHGTSRTHHWDCRRFFNLFGSPNVCGVNNICMCPSYATEYATYGGMARGNPRQAKCVVIWGRAAANSSPVQTWPALQQAREQGVKFIVIDPRRIQETEFADMWLQIRPGTDLALMLGWIRLIIEEELYDKDFISKWTVGFDELKESVKDYTLEKVSRITWIPADDIKAAVRMYATSKPAQIPYGYGLDKQGVNSTQCARARAILRAITGNLEIAGGETFSQTPQAASVRGEFDLVAAEAITPQQRAKQLGADTYPFFGFPGWERNLANNQKLPKGMVGAPSMYRTCVAHARDVFQAAITRKPYPVTAMISAASNPMLSFPDSRVVFEALKSLELYVVMEYYMTPSAALADYIFPSATTVEQPQLWTTGGFCMSCPPGIEPMYERKDTYQFYRGLGLRLGQDNDWPWENLEQVFDYCLEPVGKTFQELTLDYGFFGRPEFKRYEQHGFGTPSGKVELYSSIFEELGCDPLPKYKEPLWSPQGDSQVADSYPYILITGSRFMPMYHSEQRQIESARNAAPDPLVLVHPDTANELGLKNNQWVNIISPKGKAKMKLRTSSIVHPRMVDAQHGWWFPEREPKLPELYGVFESNANTLCPMDKEQCSPEIGSWPHSALMCRIEAV, from the coding sequence ATGACCATAACCAGAAGAAAATTTTTGCACTACTCAGCTTTGGTCACTTCTTCCCTGGCTGTTTCAGGTATGCCCCTTTATGCCTATGACCCCAATGCCGGGCCTGAAACCCATGATGAAGTCAGAAGAAGCTATTGCGGCCTTTGTCACCCTCGATGCGGAATCCTGCTGCACATGAAAAACGGTCGGGTATTTGAGGTCAGCGGAGATCCTGATCATCCGGTAACCAGAGGGCTTATCTGTGAACGTGGATTGCTCATGCCCGAGCATATTCATCATCCGGACAGGATCAATTATCCTTTGAAAAGGGTTGGAAAGAAAGGAGAAGGTAAGTGGGAGCGCATATCCTGGAACCAGGCTCTAAACGAAGTAGCTGAAAAAATCAGTCAGCTGCGGGATAAACACGGACCGGAAACTCTGGCCTTTACCCACGGAACCAGCCGGACCCATCACTGGGACTGCAGACGTTTTTTCAACCTTTTTGGCTCCCCCAATGTCTGCGGGGTGAACAATATCTGCATGTGTCCATCCTATGCCACAGAGTATGCTACATATGGCGGCATGGCCAGGGGCAATCCCCGCCAGGCAAAATGTGTGGTCATCTGGGGCCGGGCAGCAGCCAATTCCTCACCGGTCCAGACCTGGCCGGCCCTGCAGCAAGCCAGGGAACAGGGAGTCAAGTTTATAGTTATAGATCCCAGGCGCATTCAGGAAACAGAGTTTGCCGACATGTGGCTGCAGATCAGACCTGGAACGGATCTGGCCCTTATGCTTGGCTGGATCAGGCTGATTATTGAAGAAGAGCTTTATGACAAAGACTTTATATCAAAATGGACTGTGGGTTTTGATGAACTGAAAGAATCAGTCAAGGACTATACTCTGGAAAAGGTCAGCCGGATTACATGGATTCCAGCAGACGACATTAAGGCTGCTGTTAGAATGTACGCCACTTCCAAGCCGGCTCAGATCCCTTATGGCTACGGTCTGGACAAGCAGGGAGTAAATTCCACCCAATGCGCCAGGGCTCGGGCCATTTTGCGGGCCATCACCGGAAACTTAGAAATAGCAGGCGGTGAAACCTTCAGCCAGACACCACAGGCTGCCAGCGTACGCGGAGAATTTGACCTTGTGGCTGCAGAAGCCATAACCCCGCAGCAGAGGGCCAAGCAGCTTGGTGCTGATACCTATCCCTTTTTCGGCTTTCCCGGATGGGAGCGCAACCTGGCCAACAATCAGAAACTCCCCAAAGGCATGGTTGGCGCACCGTCCATGTACAGAACCTGCGTGGCCCATGCCAGGGATGTTTTTCAGGCAGCCATCACCAGAAAGCCTTATCCGGTTACTGCCATGATTTCTGCAGCCAGCAACCCCATGCTTTCATTTCCTGACTCCAGGGTAGTGTTTGAGGCCCTTAAATCTCTGGAACTTTACGTAGTCATGGAGTACTATATGACTCCTTCAGCTGCCCTGGCTGACTATATTTTTCCCTCAGCTACAACCGTTGAACAACCTCAACTCTGGACCACCGGCGGCTTTTGCATGAGCTGCCCTCCAGGCATTGAGCCCATGTATGAACGCAAGGATACCTATCAGTTTTACCGTGGGCTTGGTCTTCGCCTGGGACAGGACAATGACTGGCCCTGGGAAAACTTAGAGCAGGTATTTGACTATTGCTTAGAACCAGTAGGCAAAACTTTCCAGGAATTGACCCTGGACTATGGTTTTTTCGGCAGGCCGGAATTTAAAAGGTATGAACAGCACGGATTTGGCACCCCTTCAGGCAAAGTGGAGCTTTATTCTTCCATTTTTGAAGAGCTGGGATGTGATCCCCTGCCAAAGTACAAGGAGCCCTTATGGAGCCCTCAGGGTGATTCTCAGGTTGCTGACAGTTATCCTTACATTCTAATAACTGGCAGCCGGTTTATGCCCATGTATCATTCAGAACAGCGTCAGATTGAATCTGCCAGAAATGCGGCCCCGGACCCGCTGGTACTGGTGCACCCGGATACTGCAAACGAACTGGGACTGAAAAACAATCAATGGGTGAATATTATTTCCCCTAAGGGCAAAGCAAAAATGAAACTTAGAACTTCATCTATTGTTCATCCCAGAATGGTTGATGCTCAGCATGGCTGGTGGTTTCCAGAACGTGAACCTAAACTGCCGGAACTGTACGGAGTCTTTGAATCCAACGCCAACACTCTTTGCCCTATGGATAAGGAGCAGTGCAGCCCGGAAATCGGCAGCTGGCCACATTCAGCACTGATGTGCAGGATTGAGGCTGTATAA
- a CDS encoding sigma-54-dependent transcriptional regulator, with product MVKNKSRVLIIDDEEDIRLSLRGILEDEGYEVMDAESGEQALAVINRSIDLVLLDIWLPGMDGLKVLTRLQDKYPDLPVLMISGHGNIQTAVQAIKNGAFDFIEKPLSLEKVLITAQKALEFSNLRRENRNLRLSTKSPQIQKISGKSRAINELRQIIDQVSPTEAWVLITGENGTGKEIVARSIHMGSKRADQALVAVNCAAIPEELIESELFGHEKGSFTGASGSKQGKFELADGGTLFLDEIGDMSLKTQAKILRILQEQSFERVGGYKTINVNVRVIAATNKDLHKEIKNGNFREDLYYRLNVFPLTLPPLRERSDDISLLLSEFVDQLSQEHNFKPLSFSADTTKILKNYPWPGNVRELKNFVERLYILYQGMEVTPDMLPGEFGNKDLQTEMSDNLFKQGQDLPQDFKQARSKFEAWFLDYKLKEYEGNISKLAEAIGLERSYLYRKLKSYEISSE from the coding sequence ATGGTCAAAAACAAATCCAGAGTACTAATCATTGATGATGAAGAGGACATCCGCCTTTCCCTAAGGGGAATACTTGAGGACGAGGGATATGAAGTAATGGATGCTGAAAGCGGCGAACAGGCCCTGGCAGTGATCAACAGATCCATAGACCTTGTCCTGCTGGACATATGGCTTCCAGGAATGGACGGACTTAAAGTACTGACCAGACTTCAGGATAAATATCCGGATCTTCCTGTGCTTATGATTTCCGGCCATGGAAACATCCAGACCGCAGTCCAGGCCATAAAAAACGGTGCTTTTGATTTTATTGAAAAACCATTGTCCTTAGAAAAGGTACTGATAACCGCCCAAAAAGCCTTAGAATTCTCAAACCTTAGAAGAGAAAACCGAAACCTGCGCCTGAGCACCAAGTCGCCGCAGATTCAGAAAATTTCTGGAAAGTCCAGGGCCATTAATGAGTTAAGGCAGATAATTGATCAGGTATCTCCCACTGAAGCCTGGGTACTTATTACCGGTGAAAACGGAACAGGCAAGGAAATTGTTGCTCGCTCCATTCACATGGGCAGCAAAAGGGCTGATCAGGCCTTAGTAGCGGTCAACTGCGCAGCCATCCCAGAAGAGCTTATTGAATCTGAGCTTTTCGGACACGAAAAAGGCTCTTTTACTGGCGCTTCAGGTTCAAAACAGGGCAAATTTGAGCTGGCTGATGGCGGAACCCTGTTTTTGGACGAAATTGGAGATATGAGCCTCAAAACCCAGGCCAAGATCCTGCGCATCCTGCAGGAGCAGAGTTTTGAAAGGGTTGGCGGCTATAAAACCATCAATGTCAATGTCAGGGTTATAGCAGCTACCAATAAAGATCTGCACAAGGAAATTAAAAATGGAAATTTCAGAGAAGACCTTTACTATCGGCTGAACGTATTTCCCCTGACACTGCCTCCTTTAAGAGAACGTAGTGATGACATATCCCTTCTGTTATCTGAATTTGTAGACCAGCTCAGCCAGGAGCATAACTTCAAGCCTTTGAGCTTTTCTGCTGACACAACCAAAATCCTGAAAAACTATCCCTGGCCAGGCAATGTACGCGAACTGAAAAATTTTGTGGAGCGTCTGTACATTCTTTACCAGGGAATGGAAGTAACTCCGGATATGCTTCCAGGAGAATTTGGTAATAAGGATTTACAAACGGAAATGAGTGATAATCTTTTTAAGCAGGGTCAAGACTTGCCCCAAGACTTCAAACAGGCCAGGTCTAAATTTGAAGCCTGGTTTCTGGATTATAAGCTCAAAGAGTATGAAGGAAATATTTCCAAACTCGCAGAAGCCATAGGGCTTGAAAGAAGCTATTTATACAGAAAGCTTAAAAGCTATGAAATCAGCTCTGAATAG